In Moorella sp. Hama-1, a single genomic region encodes these proteins:
- the ypeB gene encoding germination protein YpeB: MARKLSTLFLALALLVAVGWGLWERANRLTLANAVEAGGQRDFYNLLNYVEQAQVSMGKSLASSSPRQQAVHLTEAWNQAAAAQNSLSQLPTPGFKPVNTSKFLSQTSDYNNYLAQKLARGEEMTPQEWQQLANLKAEMERLAASLHQTEGQVAGKALRWSSFYGTRMPALPRTIARLAVPAQASPGPLDGFINTDRHLQTLPSLNYDGPFSSHLEKQQPLGLGGGEVAQAEAERRATNFSNAASNSTYRVQAIRTSNGRIPAFALRLMDNRRPNVTVNVDVSKQGGQIISLLNTRPVTAPALDASTAQEKARAFLKSQGFGDMQPTYTVRTDNNQVITFAAKEGDVILYPDQVKVKVALDNGEITGWDATPYYMAHHERDLPRQRLTADQARAKINPGVKIEGTRLALIPMPGGSEKLTYEIKTRLDNTSYLTYINAQTGEEEKVLQIVDVPGGQLTM; encoded by the coding sequence TTGGCACGTAAGCTTTCAACCCTCTTCCTCGCCCTGGCCCTACTGGTAGCCGTCGGCTGGGGCCTGTGGGAGAGGGCTAACCGGCTCACCTTGGCCAACGCCGTGGAGGCCGGCGGCCAGCGTGACTTTTATAACCTCCTGAACTATGTCGAGCAGGCCCAGGTGAGTATGGGCAAATCCCTGGCCAGCAGCTCTCCCCGCCAGCAGGCTGTCCACCTGACGGAGGCCTGGAACCAGGCGGCAGCGGCGCAGAACTCTTTGAGCCAGCTGCCCACCCCGGGTTTTAAGCCGGTGAATACCAGCAAGTTCCTTTCCCAGACCAGCGACTACAATAACTACCTGGCGCAAAAACTGGCCCGGGGCGAAGAAATGACTCCCCAGGAATGGCAGCAACTGGCTAATCTAAAGGCCGAGATGGAGCGCCTGGCTGCTTCCCTGCACCAGACTGAAGGCCAGGTAGCTGGCAAGGCCTTGCGCTGGAGCAGCTTTTACGGCACCAGAATGCCGGCCCTGCCCCGGACCATTGCCCGCCTGGCTGTCCCTGCCCAGGCCAGCCCCGGCCCCCTGGATGGGTTCATTAATACCGACCGGCACCTGCAGACCCTCCCCAGCCTGAACTATGACGGCCCCTTCTCCAGCCACCTGGAGAAGCAGCAGCCCCTGGGTCTGGGAGGCGGCGAGGTTGCCCAGGCTGAGGCAGAGCGCCGCGCTACGAACTTCAGCAACGCCGCCAGCAACAGCACCTACCGGGTCCAGGCCATCCGCACCAGTAATGGCCGCATCCCGGCCTTTGCCCTCCGGTTAATGGACAACAGGCGGCCCAATGTCACCGTCAATGTCGATGTCAGCAAGCAGGGCGGGCAAATTATCTCCCTCCTCAACACCCGCCCGGTGACGGCGCCGGCCCTGGACGCCAGCACAGCCCAGGAAAAGGCCCGGGCTTTTCTGAAGAGCCAGGGCTTTGGGGATATGCAGCCGACCTATACGGTGCGTACCGACAACAACCAGGTCATCACCTTTGCCGCTAAAGAAGGGGATGTCATCCTCTACCCGGACCAGGTCAAGGTGAAGGTCGCCCTGGACAACGGCGAAATTACCGGCTGGGACGCCACGCCCTATTATATGGCCCACCACGAACGGGATCTGCCCCGGCAGCGGCTGACCGCCGACCAGGCCCGGGCGAAAATAAACCCCGGTGTGAAGATTGAAGGCACCAGGCTGGCCCTCATCCCCATGCCCGGGGGTAGTGAAAAGCTGACCTATGAGATTAAAACCCGGTTGGATAATACCAGTTACCTCACCTACATCAATGCCCAGACCGGCGAGGAGGAAAAGGTGCTGCAGATCGTCGACGTCCCCGGCGGCCAGTTGACCATGTAG
- a CDS encoding cell wall hydrolase, with translation MHPRRLRTLLPVLLAVILVGTALWQYQHQGQAPDVIPTQAGTPVGTSDEMNLLARLIAAEAGTEPYEGQVAVGAVIMNRVRSPLFPSTISGVIFEPWAFESVSNGLIWQVTNLATPSRAAADALNGWDPTYGALFFWNPSKEVSPWIWTRAIITQIGNHVFAR, from the coding sequence ATGCATCCCCGTCGTTTACGCACCTTACTACCGGTCCTCCTGGCCGTCATTCTGGTTGGCACCGCCCTCTGGCAGTATCAACATCAGGGACAGGCCCCTGACGTTATTCCCACCCAGGCCGGGACGCCGGTGGGTACCAGCGATGAAATGAACCTGCTGGCCCGGCTCATCGCCGCCGAGGCCGGTACCGAACCCTACGAAGGCCAGGTGGCCGTAGGCGCCGTAATCATGAATCGAGTCCGTAGCCCCCTGTTCCCTTCGACCATCAGCGGCGTCATCTTCGAACCCTGGGCCTTTGAGAGCGTGAGCAACGGCCTCATCTGGCAGGTTACCAACCTGGCAACCCCCAGCCGGGCGGCGGCTGATGCCCTGAACGGCTGGGATCCGACTTATGGCGCCCTGTTCTTCTGGAACCCGTCCAAAGAGGTAAGTCCCTGGATCTGGACCCGGGCCATCATCACCCAGATCGGCAACCACGTCTTCGCTCGTTAA
- a CDS encoding FmdB family zinc ribbon protein produces the protein MPVYEYRCSKCGVFEQEQRITAPPLKECPTCGGPVHRLISHNVNIIYKAGGFYTTENRSSEYKNKAKEESKTSEVSKAS, from the coding sequence ATGCCAGTATACGAGTACAGGTGCAGCAAGTGCGGGGTTTTTGAGCAGGAGCAACGGATCACCGCCCCGCCGCTAAAAGAGTGCCCCACCTGCGGGGGTCCGGTTCACCGGCTAATCAGCCACAACGTTAATATTATCTATAAGGCCGGCGGTTTCTACACCACCGAAAACCGCAGCTCGGAATATAAAAACAAGGCCAAGGAAGAGAGCAAGACCTCCGAAGTCAGCAAAGCCAGTTAA
- a CDS encoding methyl-accepting chemotaxis protein: MKKLGLQGQIFLMFIPIIILALFATSFFTYYQARQALEQATARQLTDAARVATEKISLIIASINSQEFSSKVNYLMVNQRNSFNQQGLPVDIYILDNRGEVRYAAAAGGGQEPGLPPAVRQQVAQARNGWERQYWEGHNHALAFAQITERDWVYLIVADEAVYLAPVTAIHRWSQAVGLGAILLTTLAALFIARRLARPLIHFQQVMARVKAGDLAARVTPGGSAETVALARGFNSMLEHLGGLMNLIKEAAASLAGAQGELQAVVDRARAGMDRVADAIEEVAAGAEEQAAAAQEAGAGTAKVASLVEDMRRHLNVVNATGQDILTAVDGGQVQLNQAVAEMDNLASQAGEIAATVEELGNISDLIENLVVEIKQVAEETNLLALNAAIEAARAGEQGRGFAVVAAKVRELAASSAATAGQVASMVTRVQEGTARALAAARSGVRTAGKGRERVRGMAASLTGLLQSVRQTEGEIQKVVASTGGITKAMEEIVAITRVLGETAVGAAGAAQEVNTLTQDFRQEMHQVAAAAATLQGVTGQMTGATARLHL; this comes from the coding sequence ATGAAAAAGCTGGGTTTGCAGGGGCAGATTTTCCTCATGTTTATCCCCATTATCATTCTAGCCCTTTTCGCCACCAGTTTCTTTACATACTACCAGGCCCGCCAGGCCCTGGAACAGGCCACAGCCCGCCAGCTGACCGACGCTGCCCGGGTGGCTACGGAAAAGATTTCCTTGATCATCGCCAGCATTAATTCCCAGGAATTTTCCAGTAAGGTTAATTACCTGATGGTCAACCAGAGGAACAGTTTCAACCAGCAGGGTTTGCCGGTGGATATCTATATCCTGGACAACCGGGGCGAGGTTCGTTATGCCGCCGCTGCCGGCGGCGGGCAGGAGCCCGGCCTTCCCCCGGCAGTCCGCCAGCAGGTTGCCCAGGCGCGGAACGGGTGGGAACGGCAATACTGGGAGGGCCATAACCATGCCCTGGCCTTTGCCCAGATTACTGAAAGGGACTGGGTTTACCTGATTGTGGCTGATGAGGCCGTTTACCTAGCTCCCGTGACCGCTATCCACAGGTGGAGCCAGGCTGTCGGCTTGGGAGCAATCCTGCTGACCACCCTGGCGGCCCTCTTCATTGCCCGGCGGCTGGCCCGGCCCTTGATTCATTTCCAGCAGGTCATGGCCCGGGTGAAGGCCGGGGACCTGGCGGCCAGGGTAACCCCGGGGGGCAGCGCGGAGACTGTAGCCCTGGCCCGGGGTTTTAACAGTATGCTGGAGCATCTGGGGGGCCTGATGAACCTTATCAAAGAAGCGGCCGCGTCCCTAGCGGGAGCCCAGGGGGAGCTGCAGGCCGTCGTGGACCGGGCCAGGGCGGGTATGGACCGGGTGGCCGACGCGATCGAGGAGGTCGCCGCCGGCGCCGAGGAGCAGGCTGCCGCCGCCCAGGAAGCCGGTGCCGGTACGGCCAAGGTAGCCTCCCTGGTGGAAGATATGCGTCGGCATCTGAACGTGGTTAATGCCACCGGTCAGGATATTCTCACAGCCGTGGACGGGGGCCAGGTGCAACTAAACCAGGCGGTGGCCGAAATGGACAACCTGGCCAGCCAGGCGGGGGAGATAGCGGCTACGGTGGAGGAGCTGGGAAATATCTCTGACCTCATAGAAAATTTGGTGGTGGAAATCAAGCAGGTGGCTGAGGAGACCAACCTCCTGGCCTTGAACGCAGCCATCGAGGCCGCCCGGGCCGGGGAGCAGGGGCGGGGTTTTGCTGTGGTGGCTGCGAAGGTAAGGGAGCTGGCCGCCAGTAGTGCGGCGACTGCCGGCCAGGTCGCCTCTATGGTAACCAGGGTGCAGGAGGGAACGGCCCGGGCCCTGGCGGCGGCCCGGTCGGGGGTCAGGACTGCCGGCAAGGGCCGGGAAAGGGTGCGCGGTATGGCTGCCTCTTTGACGGGCCTGCTGCAATCGGTCCGGCAGACGGAAGGGGAAATCCAGAAGGTAGTCGCCAGTACTGGCGGTATAACGAAGGCTATGGAGGAGATTGTGGCTATAACCAGGGTCCTGGGGGAAACGGCGGTCGGCGCCGCCGGGGCTGCCCAGGAAGTCAACACCCTGACCCAGGACTTCCGCCAGGAAATGCACCAGGTAGCTGCGGCAGCCGCTACCCTTCAGGGGGTAACCGGGCAGATGACAGGAGCCACGGCCAGGCTACACCTGTAA
- a CDS encoding response regulator codes for MTRILIVDDEVAIQELLRYNLEEAGFEVIGAADGKTALTMVKREHPDLVILDLMLPGMEGLEVCRRLKADRGTAAIPVIILSARDNEVDKVLGLEIGADDYVTKPFSPRELLCRVKICLRRGTPLADGDQDQIRVGPFLMEMLKYRFTMMGREIKLAPKEFELMRFFLLNAGKVLRREVLLEKIWGYDFNTDTRTVDVHVHNLREKIEADPANPVYLETIRQVGYRLRGDAGLEE; via the coding sequence GTGACCAGGATCTTGATTGTCGATGATGAAGTAGCCATTCAGGAACTGTTGCGGTATAATCTGGAGGAAGCCGGCTTTGAAGTGATTGGGGCCGCTGACGGTAAAACAGCCCTGACCATGGTTAAAAGGGAACATCCGGACCTGGTGATCCTGGATTTAATGTTGCCAGGCATGGAAGGGCTGGAGGTGTGCCGGCGCCTGAAGGCCGACCGTGGGACGGCGGCCATACCCGTTATTATCCTCTCGGCCAGGGATAACGAGGTGGATAAAGTTCTGGGCCTGGAAATAGGCGCTGATGACTACGTTACCAAGCCCTTCAGCCCCCGGGAGCTTTTATGCCGGGTCAAGATTTGCCTGCGGCGGGGCACGCCCCTCGCCGATGGCGACCAGGACCAGATCCGGGTGGGGCCCTTTCTCATGGAGATGCTCAAGTATCGCTTTACCATGATGGGCCGGGAGATTAAACTGGCACCAAAGGAGTTTGAATTAATGCGCTTTTTTCTCCTTAATGCCGGGAAAGTACTGCGGCGGGAGGTTCTCCTGGAAAAGATCTGGGGGTACGATTTTAATACCGATACCCGGACAGTGGACGTCCATGTCCACAACCTGCGGGAAAAGATCGAGGCCGACCCGGCCAATCCCGTCTACCTCGAGACCATTCGCCAGGTGGGCTATCGTCTCCGGGGAGATGCCGGGCTGGAGGAATGA